TGTACTACATAAGACAGGTGGAGCTTGAGCAgtggaagaagaaaacacagaagctGAGGACACGAAACGTCGTGACAGGACTCGCCATCGGAGCGCTTGTTCTGGGAATTTGTATCCTTACCAAACGTCAACACAAGGTGAACTATGTAACTAAACGTTAGCTTAGCGCGCTAAAGTTACTCTGACCTCCCTGCATTTGAATCAGATAACAGTGTTTATCATCGCTCAACATGACACCTAACGCGAATTTATCCTCGCAGGTTGCATTTGAGACTTTATTTGCTGTGAATTATTCGAATAACTGAAAGATAAGGCTACGCTAACTTGTCCTCCATTCAATGAATGCTTAACAGCTAAGAGAGAAGTTCTGGCATAGCCAACCATAAATGGGggttcaaaaaagaaaaacataatatgaATTAGGGTTTTAGTGCATTAGCTAAGTAAAACattaatgttgtgtgtttgaaacGGTTTCTTATTTAGGCTATTAATTAGCACCGAATATTATTTGCAAAGCACTCAATCTGTAGGTGTGCTACTTAGCGGATCTGCGCACGCGCACACATGCGCACGACCAACAATCTTGGGCTGTTTCCGCCTTTCGCGCAACCTTGCTGTCGGACATGCTGTCGAGACTTTATACTCATATATACATTTACGTCTACTATATGTGTGAGAATacttgacaaaatgtatttgctttcTCACtcacaaatgaaatatttgtaGTGTACCATGATATATTTACTCATACGTAATGAGTGGAGTTGCTGGTATGTGAAACCACATAGAATTAGCATTGTTTACTGTCTTTattgtaataacaataataaagatGTTATAATAGGGTATTTTAACTTGCTCCCCATATTCTTAGAGTATATATGGAGTGAGTAGTGGTGTTCGAGTATCAAAACCACATTCTTACATTACACTTACCCCTGTTTGTggattgtgaacctgtcctgtTATGGGTTGATCCGAAACACCTGGCTGACTTGCTGCTTGCATGTCATGTCATGTAATGTTTGTTCTAGTACACGTCTTACTTCCACATGTTTGCCTTGACAACTTGCTCCCCTGTTAGATGGCTACACATTTTACTCAGTCTCCCAGGAGCGGATCATGGATGAAATGGACGAAGAAGCCAAGCGTGCAAGAATGCAGGGACCTAAGACTGGTGCCAACTGAGATGCGTCTGTCCTGCACTTAACCAAGAAAGGACTTATGTGGACACTGCTGCCACTGATTCATATTCCATGAGTGGCTGCTGTCTTTTTCATGTTGAGACAGCGCtggactttgtttttgtctcgATTTGTGTAGGGTGATTGTGTGGTTCTGCTGCTGACTTTAAACTAGATGTGTCTTGATTTGCTCGCCTGTCAGGGGAAAGGACAGATCCACTGACCTCAACATGACCTTACATGCTGCCCAAAAGGCCCCAGACTGTAGAGTAATTACTACCATTACCTAACAAATTGCCAGCCAGTGCAGTCCGATCATCTCTTCTGTTGTGCATCCAATATGAGGAGAATATTTCTAAACCTCAGTcagaaaatgatgtaaaatcTACCGTGGCCTTCAACACAAACAGAATGCCAGTGACAGCGATGAAATGACACACAGATCGtcctgtttatttatgttgataAAGTGatcatttgtaaaataaaaatctaatgtatttgattttttttttttaatgcaatcaTGACTATATGTAAGTAtttctgcaagaaaaaaaaacatttggtgaaGCAGTAAAGATGACAAAAGAGCCgttatatttacatttgcatttatttttctcaaaaatttGATATACAGAGTCTGATCTAGCCACCAAATCTGgagagtaaaaatataaaataagacATTGTAAGGGAAAGGCACAGATTCAGCATGGCAGGACAGCAGCTTCAGAAAGCAATacaattatatatttacattcaaaattttgaaatgaaaactttttctttgaatatattatgaaatttggaaaatcTTACAGGAGTTTAACTGCCATaacattcagtgtgtgtgttgtgaatatttttataagGCAACAGCTACAGATTCACAGCTTGGACTGATTTATCTATCCCACAATATACTTCTTATTTTAACTGCGGGAGGGTATATCATCATTACTGTGATCCAATACGAAATATTGTGATCAAACATATTGTGGAGAATGTTCTCTAACTCCCTTATGGAAAATAACAGGAAAACGTATCAGCTCTTCCTCGAGTGAACACAGTTTTATCcacaaatgtgttaaattattGAAAACTAAAATAGAATTTACTAAAGTGCACAAGGTGCTTGATCTATTGAAACAAGCgacaaaatatgat
This sequence is a window from Thunnus albacares chromosome 20, fThuAlb1.1, whole genome shotgun sequence. Protein-coding genes within it:
- the LOC122970829 gene encoding cytochrome c oxidase assembly factor 3 homolog, mitochondrial, with amino-acid sequence MADKTPKESDAPFATRIDPIKEGLSKEQMYYIRQVELEQWKKKTQKLRTRNVVTGLAIGALVLGIYGYTFYSVSQERIMDEMDEEAKRARMQGPKTGAN